The Bacillus sp. Bos-x628 genome segment AATGTAACCAATTCCACCTCCAATGGAGATCGGAATAATGACAAGCATGGTCGTGCCGACAGCCTGTCTGATGGACAGCTTCAGCATAATCAAAAGTCCAACTTGTATAAATGGGGCAGACCCTATGCCAAACATCCCTGACAGCATGCCGGATACGAGCCCTAAAATAATGCCTCTTGTCCAAATTTGACGTGAAGAAAGCGGCTGCTGCTCAGCTTTCTCATTGAGGACAAATAATTTAATCATCATAAAAACAGCGGATAAAAAGAGCATGCCGGCAGTTAAATAATGCAGGCTTTCTTCTGGTATGAATGGTGCAACCTTTGCTCCTGCAAAAGAGGCAATACAAGCTAAAGCTCCGACAATCAAGCCCGATTTTAGCTGAATATTCCCTTCCCGATAGTGACTGTATGCACCAGATAATGTTGTGAAGGCCATAGCAGCTAAAGACGTTCCGAGTGCTGTATGAATCGGTACATCAAAAATCAATGTAAGCAATGCGATGACAAAACCAGCCCCGCCAGCTCCTACAAAACCTAATAATATTCCTAATAAAAGCATAGTCAATATAATATACATGACGAAGACTCCTTCTCAATCATAACAAAATAAAAATTACACCTAATGAAATGATTAGTCAAGTCTTCACGGCGAGAATGTACTTACATGAAATGCCTTCTTCTGGCATATAATAACTCAGGTCATTAGGAAGAGTTGAAGAAGGAGGCCAAATATGAGAAAACAAATCGCATCAATCATGGCAAGTGTCATCTTAATAGTAAGCGCCAGTGTTTTTACACATAAGGAGGGGACTCATGCGGAGTCGCCGGCAACACCTGTTGCAATGGCTGGACAAGTTCAATCTAGTGATCGGGCTAAAGAAGACGGAATGGAGAAAATCGAGAAAGCCTATGACCTTATCTCGAATGAATATGTGGAGGAGGTCGATCGCAAAAAGCTACTTGAAGGTGCGATTCAAGGAATGCTTTCGACATTAAATGATCCATACTCTGTGTACATGGACAAGCAAACAGCGAAACAATTTTCTGATTCTCTTGACTCATCTTTTGAAGGGATTGGTGCTGAAGTGGGGATGGATGAAGGGAAGATTATTATTGTATCTGCCTTTAAGAAATCCCCTGCAGCAAAAGCGGGTCTTAAGCCGAAAGATGAAATCATCAGCATTGATGGAGAATCGATGAAAGAAAAAAGTCTAAATGACGCGGTGTTGAAAATAAGAGGAAAAAAAGGAACGTCTGTAGCGATTAAAATTAGACGAAACGGAATGGAAAAGGATTTAACATTCCGTATTAAACGAGAAGAAATCCCGCTTGAAACCGTCTCAGCCTCTATCAAAGATGTGAAGGGTCATAAAACAGGCTATATTGCGATATCTAGCTTCTCTGAAGATACAGCGAAGGATTTCACCTCAAGTCTGAACAGGCTCGAAAAAAAGGGCATAGAGGGACTTGTGATTGATGTGAGAGGAAATCCTGGTGGGTATCTACAAAGTGTAGAAGAAATATTGAAGCATTTTATCACAAAAGACCAGCCATATATTCAAATTGCAGAACGCAATGGCGACCGGAAACGATACTTTTCAAAACGGAAAGAGAAAAAGCCTTATCCAGTCAACGTTCTCATTGACAAAGGAAGTGCATCAGCTTCTGAAATTCTCGCAGGTGCGATGAAAGAAGCGGGGAATTATGATGTCGTAGGTGATGTTTCCTTCGGGAAAGGAACTGTACAGCAGGCAGTTCCGATGGGGGATGGCAGCAACATCAAACTGACACTATATAAGTGGCTTACACCAAAAGGGAATTGGATACACAAAAAAGGTGTGGTGCCGACAATCGCTATTCATCAACCAGATTATTTTACAGCCGGTCCGCTTCAGTTAAAGGAGCCCCTTCAGCTGGATATGAATAATGAAGAAGTCAAACAAGCGCAGACGCTATTAAAGGGACTTGCGTTTGACCCTGGCAGATTCGATGGATATTTTGATGAAGAAACGAAAAAAGCAGTACTTGCTCTTCAAAGCACATATCATCTTGATAAAACAGGTGTGATTGATTTGAAGACAGCGAAGTTGATGAACCAGAAGGTCGATGAAGTGAAATCCTACGAAAAGAATGATCTTCAGCTACAAACTGCACTAAAAGCACTATATCTCAAAAAATAAAGAGGCCTTTATTCGCCTCTTTATTTTTGGTTCATAAGTGTCACAAACATGTAAAAATTTATTCATAAAAATAAATTATATCGAGAAATATATTCATTTATTTTACAAAAAACATAACATTCCTTCGAATTTACCCGATAACATATTTATATAAGAGACTTTCTGTTGATTTAAACATGCCATGAAAATGAAACTTTTGAAAGTTGTATGTTACATAAATAATTCTTACAATTATAAAGTAGCACTCATTTAAAATATTTTATTTTATTTTTTGCGGATATTCAGCTTGAGTATTAAGCTGTACTGAGGTTGCGCTTTTCTTAAAAGAACTAGTAAATGGGGGTACACAATTGAAAAGGGCAAGTATTGTGAGAGAGAAAAAATATTACGAATTGGTAGAGGAACTTAAGAGTCGCACGAAAAATGTGACATTTTCCTCTACAAAGGCATTAAGTCTGCTCATGCTGTTAAGCAGATACTTAGTCAATTACACAACGGTAGAATCAGTCGACGAAATTGATGAAGACTGTGCTGAGATATACTTCAATTATTTAATGGATAATCATAAGAGACTTGGTATAAACTTAACCGACATTAAAAGGTCGATGCAGCTTCTTGGCGGCATACTAGATGTAGATGTCAATCACTATTTAAAGGACTTTTCACTGTCGAATGTAACACTTTGGATGAATCAGGAGAAATAAACCTGATGTCAAGCAACGATTTATTTGATAGAATAAGAGAAAATGCTTGACTTGGGCGGTGAACGATAATGAGTTCGGAATGGATGGGAGTGGGATTAAAAGCGATCGGTCTGTTTTTCATCCATCCTCTTTTTTATTTAATGATATTGATAAGCCTATTGTATGGCTATATCCGCGTGAAGCGAGAGAGAAAAGCGTTTCAAACAAGAATAGAAGATGTATACGATGAACTAAAATTTACATATTCTAAGGGATGGGTTCTAGGGATTTGTCTATCCATTGTAACAGTAGGTTTAGGGATTGCCCTGCCGCTTGGATTCATCGTGCTGGTTGCAGCTATGACCATCGTTTTTTCTCTATTCTTTAAGGCGAGTGCGCTCTCGTCTGCATACACACTCGGTTTCAGTTTTATTGCGGCATTTGGATTGATGCATTTTCAAGTGAGCCCTTCTTGGCTGCCGCAGCTTTCAATGATGAATGCATCTGCCGTTGTCATCCTGCTAGGGTTACTATTAATGACTGAAGGTATTCTAGCATATCGAACGGCACATTTACGTACATCGCCTGCAATGGTGATGAGTGCGAGAGGACTTCTGATTGGACAGCAGAGGGCAAACCGTCTATGGCTTCTACCACTTGTCTTGCTGATGCCAGCAGGTGAATTAACATCCTCTCTGCCATGGTGGCCGGTGCTTCAGGTGAACGATCAGAGTTTTTCATTCATTTGTATTCCGTATATTATTGGCTTCGGTCAACGGATTCAGGGATCGCTGCCAATTGTCAGTATTCAAATTACTGCACGGCGTATTCTTATGCTCGGACTGGCTATTGCATTATTAGGTGCTGCAAGTATTTGGTTTGAGCCGATTGCTTGGGGAGCTGTTGTGATGGCCATTTTAGGAAGGGCCTTTCTTTCTTGGAAGCAGAGAGTCAATGACAATGCGGCGCCTTTCTACTTCTCTAAGCGCAATCAAGGGCTGATGGTGCTGGGAACTATTCCGAATACACCCGCGGCTGATTTAAAGCTTGAGATCGGTGAAGTTATTACAAAGGTAAATGGAATTGAGGTCAAAACCGTTTCTGAGTTTTATGAAGCCCTTCAAACCAATCGGGCCCTGACAAAGCTTGAGATCATTGGCTTAAATGGTCAGACAAGATTTGAAAAACGTGCTTCTTATGAAGGTGAGCATCATCAGCTTGGGATCTTATTTGTGAAAGATGACTCGATGCAAGAACAGACCGATATTTCATCCTGAAAAGGGCTAAAATGATTTTTATTTTAGCCCTTTGTCATCTTTTATGAGCGGGAAATATTAAACTGTAGTTGATGGCGCACTCATTTCTAACCTTTTCTTAGGTGGGAAATGTTGTTGACTAACCAATGAAAACGAGACAAAATTTTAATTAGAAGCAAGGAATTGAAATGATTACCCCTGCCTCATTGGATAAGGGGTTTTTTGTTTAAACGTGATGATCAATGTTCTTGTCTCCTTGGTCAAATGCAGAGAATATGAAATCAATTCCAATAAATAAAAAGCTGACGAAGAAAGATAAAATCAAAGTACCGTTGTTCCAAATCGTCACTTTCACTAAATTTAAGTTGAGTACATATTGAATGGAAAAATAAATAACAACCCATAAACTAATAAATTCTAAGATGTAGGTCAGCCAATCAGGGAATTCCAATAAATATGTGATGCCTTTTCCTATGAATAACATAAATATCGACCCAAAAAGGGAGAGAACACTTACCAATAATGAGAAAGTCAACAAAGAAAAAAATGAATCATAAGTTATATATTCCCCGAAAAGAAAGTTTACTCCTAAAGAGACGAAATAAAGCATGACACTAGGAATTGTGATAACAACACTTAGGGAAAATAAAATGAGTACAATAAAAAGAATGGCAGCAAATGCTCCGGGAGGTTCCTCTAGAATATTTTTCTTTCTTAAAATAGTATAGGTGATGATAGATATTAAAAGGAGCACTAAAAAAGTCAACGAAATGACATAAGAAAAAGACATGAATATCCTCCATAAAGAAGCGCTATTTAGCACTTTTATTTTTTGTTAAAAAAGATTAATAATAAACTTTGCTAGAGTCTTAGCGACATCTCTTAGAGCGCCGACTTCAATAAAAGCTTTCGTGACCTGTTTTTTTATCTTCTTGAATAGAAAAAAAGTTGCGTGATCTTTGCGGTAATGAATTTCCTATAAAATGATAATATATGTCATTATAAGGAAATTGGGGGAAGAGGTAAAGTCTTATGTTGAATTTGAAAATTATGACTACCTTAACGCCATTACCTTCTATAAAACTAGTAAAAGCCTTTGACAGTAACACGAAAAGATTAAAAGCATCTGCACTATATAATTTAGGACTCAGTTATTTCCTAACAATAAATGATCACTTGAAATGAAATACTTTAATGATTCAATGAATGCCTTTAAAGAACAAGGTTACGAACATTTAAATCGAATTTTATGAAAAGGATCTTTATTCCAAAGTCAAGTGAAGTCATAAGGCATTATCGGTTATTCTGTTTAATAAAAAATCTTCGCAATGTATTGCCCTCCCTAAATTTAGGAAACGGTTCATATTAGGTACTTTTGAGGCATGAGTGCGGTTCAACACTGCACTCATGCCTTATTCGTTTTTAATTGTTATTGGACCCGATTTCTCATTTGGCTTTTCAGCTTTAAAGTTAGATAAAATGTTAGGCGCAACTTTACAGACTGTTCGTTTGTATGAACGATTGTTCTTCATTTGAACCATGTATTTGAGTCGCAGGGCTTCCATGGTGCATATGCGCTTATATAGTGAAGTACGCCTAATTTAAATTTTACCTAGTTAACTTTGAAAAGGTACATTCTAGTCGAGAAAGACTGTCATATCAATGTTTCTACACAATGAGATCGAGAGTTTGTGTATCAAAGACTTTATTGTAAATGTAATTACTTGAATCAAGGTAAGCTGTTCTTTTACTATAGAGGTATAACATCACTATTTCTTAAAAAGAATGGAAAGAAATTGGGTTGAAGAAAAAGCGTTAAATAGAAAGGATGAACAATATGAGGAAGAAAGAAATCTTAAAAAAGGAAATCATTGAAGCGTATGAATTCCGTCATGCAACAAAAGAGTTTGATCCGTCGAAAAAGATTCCAGAGGATGATTTTGCTTTTATTTTAGAAACAGGAAGACTTTCTCCAAGTTCTGTAGGATTTGAGCCATGGAAATTCCTCGTGATTCAAAATGAAGAGTTTAGAGAAAAATTAAAAGAGTATACATGGGGGGCGCAAAAGCAGCTTCCAACTGCCAGCCATTTTGTCATCATTTTGGCGAGAACGGATGCGCGCTATGATTCAGCATATGCGGAATATATCAATAAACAAATTAAGGGGATGACAGACGAGACGTTTGACATGGTGAAGGAACGCTACAAACAATTCCAAGAGAACGATCTTCATTTGCTTGAGAATGACCGTACACTATTTGACTGGGCTTCGAAACAGACGTACATTGCACTTGGAAACATGATGACAGCAGCTGCGCAAATCGGCATTGATTCATGTCCAGTAGAAGGCTTTAGCTACGATGATATCCATCGCATTCTTGAGGAAGAAGGTTTACTTGAGGATGGTCAGTACGATATTTCGGTGATGGTGGCTTTTGGTTATCGAGTAACAGAACCGAAGCGAGGCAAAACACGACGACCAATGGATGAAGTAGCGGTTTGGATTCGTTAAAGGGTTGTTTGTCTGAAAAAGGATGTTGACAACTGCGTGGTTAGTCAGTATATTTAAAAAATAAAATCTTTGATAATTATAAAAGTTGATTATAAACGCTTTGACTTGAGAGTAGTAAATGAACATCCGTTTTTGAAGAGAGCTGCGGGTCGGTGCAACGCAGTAAAACGGATTCGTTGAACTCGCTCAATGAGCGGTAAGACTGAATGGATAGATAGTAAGTCTTTACGTGTGACCTCCGTTATCGGGTTTTAAGTTGGATTCAGCTATAGCTGGAATTAATAAGAGTGGTAACGCGGTTGCAAGGGTCAGTCGTCTCTTCAAGGAGATGGCTGGCCTTTTTATCTGTTTTCATCTTGTATTTGTCTGAAGATTCAAATTTAAAAGGAGCTATAGCAAATGGAAAAGGAACAAGTGCAATTAAAACGAACAATGACGTCAAGGCATATGATGATGCTTGCGCTTGGCGGTGCAATCGGTGCTGGCCTGTTTAAAGGAAGCAGTTCTGCCATTGATATTGCAGGTCCTGCTGTCATTTTGGCATATATGATGGGTGGTCTTATTTTATTATTTATTATGCAAGGACTTGCCGAAATGACAGTCGCACGACCTGGAGCAAGAACGTTTCGCGATTTGATTGAACCTGTATTAGGTAAATATCCGGCCTACTTTTTAGATTGGATTTATTGGAAGATGTGGGTGCTGAACATTGCAGCAGAAGCCATTGTCTCTGCAATTTTTATTCGTTACTGGTTCCCACAAGTTCCGGTTTGGATTCTTGTGTTAATCATTTCACTTGCCGTGACGTTAATCAATGTCTGTTCTGTGCAAATGTTTGCTGAGACAGAGTATTGGTTAACTTCAGTTAAGATTGCCGTGATTATTTTATTTATGATCATTGGTTTAACCATGTTGTTTGTCTCATTCGGACAGCATACAGCACCCGGCTTATCCAATTTAACCGAACACGGTGGGTTTTTCCCTAATGGCACTGGTGGACTAATTGCAGCAATGCTTGTCGTGGTTTATTCCTATGGCGGAACCGAAATGATCGGTGTCACATTAGCGGAAACGAAAAATCCTGAAAAGGTGATCCCAAAAGCGATTCAAAGTACATTTGTTCGGATCATTGGTTTCTATGTCTTGCCTTTCTTTATCATTGTCAGCTTAATCCCGTGGAATCAGGTGAACAATGAACAAGTGAGTCCATTCGTTACAGTGTTTGCAACCATTGGGGTGCCATATGCAAGTGACATCATGAACGGCATCATTTTACTTGCCATTCTGTCTTCTATGAACTCTGGTCTGTATGCTTCATCAAGGGTGCTCTATACGCAGGCGATGGACGGTCGTGTATGGAAAGGCTTCTCAAAGCTTTCAAAGCAGCAAGTACCTGTAAGAGCCATTCTTATTTGTACTTCTACATTGTATGCGGCTGTGTTGATCTCTCTTTTTGTAGGAAGTCAAACCTTTCATTACTTAATGGGGTCTTTAAGTTATACGGTCTTATTTATTTGGTTTATTATTGCAGTTGGTCATTTGAAATCTCGCCGCGTGAAAGCGCCAGGGAACTATCGCGTAAAACTTTACCCGATCACGACGTGGTTTTCTGTGATTGCGATTATTGCCATTTTTATCGGTGTTGTTTCAACGACACCAATTGTACAAACCTTTGTAACAATGGGGATTTATATCATCATTACGCTTTCTTTCTTTATCAAAAGGGAGCGTTTTGAAACATCGTCGGCTTAATGGAAAAAGCGTGCAGGACCTATTGAACAGGTCTCGCACGCTTTTTTTAATGTTGTTTATAATGTTTGAAATGAACTGGTGATTGAACCGACTGGGGTTTTGACTGAAGTCCGTAGCTTTCTCTGACAATGTAAAGCGGTCGATCTTTTGCTTCATCGTAAATTCTGCCAATGTATTCCCCGATCAACCCTAGCATAAAGAGTATGATCCCACTAAAGAAAAGCTGTATGACGATTAAAGAACTCCAGCCAGTAATCGTACTATTTGTAAAGAGCTTTAAGTATAAAACAAGAAACATGGAAATGAATCCAATGGCAGAAAGCGCAATACCTGTAACGCTTGCCAGCTTCAAAGGCTTATAGGAAAAGGAAGTAATACCGTCCATTGAGAGCTTGAGCATTTTTTTGAGCGGATACTTTGTTTCTCCTGCCAGTCGTTCATCTCGTACGTATTCAACAGCGGTTTGTTTGAAGCCGAGCCAGCTAACTAAGCCGCGAACAAATGGATTCTTCTCTCGTACTTTTCTCATTTCGTGACATACCTTACGATCCATCAGTCTGAAATCACCGGTGTCGATTGGAATGTCCACTTCAGTGATTTTACGTAAAATCCGGTAAAAAAGAGCGGCCGTTTGTTTTTTGAAAAAAGTTTCTCCCTTTCTTTTCGTGCGGACGGCATACACAACTTCATAGCCTTCCTTCCATTTTTCAATCATTTCTAATATCAATTCGGGAGGATCTTGTAAATCTGCGTCAATCACCACAACGGCATTTCCTTTTGCATAATCCATCCCGGCTGTTATCGCTATCTGATGTCCAAAATTACGAGAAAAATCAATTAATTTCACATTCGGATCAGTCTGACAGTATCCTTTAATCAGTTCAGCTGTTCGATCTATACTGCCGTCATTGACGAAGAGAAGCTCATACGTTTCTCCTGTCGAATCCATGACAGTCTTAAGTCGCTGATAGGATTCATGGATTACAAGTTCTTCATTATAGACGGGTACAACAACAGAATACTGTATACTTTTTTCCATCAGCCATTTCCTCCTTCTTTATTAGTCAACAGACAGTTCGTAAAGTGTGCCGCTTCCCATTCCACCCATTCGACCCATTCCACCGTTTGACTGACTATTTTGATCAGACTGCTGGTTGTTTGAACGGCTCGTTTGTTGATTCGTTGTGGATGAAGGTGTGTTCTGCCATTTAGAAGTAGCCACTTTTTTGCCATTTTTCTGAATCCAAGTCAGAATGTCTGAACTTCCACCTCTCATGCCGGAGATATAGAAGTATTTGATCTTTCCTTCCTTGACCAACTCTTTAAACTCACTAAGCGTTAGAATGTTGTCAGATCCACTAAATCCACCGAGTGCCATGACGGCTTTCCCTGTTTTAATGATGTAGGGAGAGGCAGTGGTTGCATCTGTTGTGCCAAACAAGAATTCTTCACCAGTGTTATTTTTCTCAAGATAGCTGATCAGCTTTTCATTCACCTGTGAGCTCATGCTTCTACTTGAAGACGCAAGCTGAGGACCGGCCTCTGGTAGCACGCTGTTCCCTCCATAGAGAAGCGGTGTGCTTGCCCAATACAGCGGGGTGATCAGCATGCCAAGGATAGCGACGAGCGAAATCAATTGTTTCAGCTTTTCTTTTCCTTTTGTAAAGAGCAGTGCAAGGACTGTGCCTATCCCGAGTATACCGACTGCAATGCTAAGTCCATATCCGATTGTGTTTGTAAAGGTGGA includes the following:
- a CDS encoding swarming motility protein SwrAA; amino-acid sequence: MKRASIVREKKYYELVEELKSRTKNVTFSSTKALSLLMLLSRYLVNYTTVESVDEIDEDCAEIYFNYLMDNHKRLGINLTDIKRSMQLLGGILDVDVNHYLKDFSLSNVTLWMNQEK
- a CDS encoding sulfite exporter TauE/SafE family protein, whose product is MYIILTMLLLGILLGFVGAGGAGFVIALLTLIFDVPIHTALGTSLAAMAFTTLSGAYSHYREGNIQLKSGLIVGALACIASFAGAKVAPFIPEESLHYLTAGMLFLSAVFMMIKLFVLNEKAEQQPLSSRQIWTRGIILGLVSGMLSGMFGIGSAPFIQVGLLIMLKLSIRQAVGTTMLVIIPISIGGGIGYISEGYVDFILLIQILIGTVLGAYIGAKFTRLAPKLLLKSAVLLTPIVAGLLLLF
- a CDS encoding S41 family peptidase, whose amino-acid sequence is MRKQIASIMASVILIVSASVFTHKEGTHAESPATPVAMAGQVQSSDRAKEDGMEKIEKAYDLISNEYVEEVDRKKLLEGAIQGMLSTLNDPYSVYMDKQTAKQFSDSLDSSFEGIGAEVGMDEGKIIIVSAFKKSPAAKAGLKPKDEIISIDGESMKEKSLNDAVLKIRGKKGTSVAIKIRRNGMEKDLTFRIKREEIPLETVSASIKDVKGHKTGYIAISSFSEDTAKDFTSSLNRLEKKGIEGLVIDVRGNPGGYLQSVEEILKHFITKDQPYIQIAERNGDRKRYFSKRKEKKPYPVNVLIDKGSASASEILAGAMKEAGNYDVVGDVSFGKGTVQQAVPMGDGSNIKLTLYKWLTPKGNWIHKKGVVPTIAIHQPDYFTAGPLQLKEPLQLDMNNEEVKQAQTLLKGLAFDPGRFDGYFDEETKKAVLALQSTYHLDKTGVIDLKTAKLMNQKVDEVKSYEKNDLQLQTALKALYLKK
- a CDS encoding glycosyltransferase family 2 protein — protein: MEKSIQYSVVVPVYNEELVIHESYQRLKTVMDSTGETYELLFVNDGSIDRTAELIKGYCQTDPNVKLIDFSRNFGHQIAITAGMDYAKGNAVVVIDADLQDPPELILEMIEKWKEGYEVVYAVRTKRKGETFFKKQTAALFYRILRKITEVDIPIDTGDFRLMDRKVCHEMRKVREKNPFVRGLVSWLGFKQTAVEYVRDERLAGETKYPLKKMLKLSMDGITSFSYKPLKLASVTGIALSAIGFISMFLVLYLKLFTNSTITGWSSLIVIQLFFSGIILFMLGLIGEYIGRIYDEAKDRPLYIVRESYGLQSKPQSVQSPVHFKHYKQH
- a CDS encoding amino acid permease, producing the protein MEKEQVQLKRTMTSRHMMMLALGGAIGAGLFKGSSSAIDIAGPAVILAYMMGGLILLFIMQGLAEMTVARPGARTFRDLIEPVLGKYPAYFLDWIYWKMWVLNIAAEAIVSAIFIRYWFPQVPVWILVLIISLAVTLINVCSVQMFAETEYWLTSVKIAVIILFMIIGLTMLFVSFGQHTAPGLSNLTEHGGFFPNGTGGLIAAMLVVVYSYGGTEMIGVTLAETKNPEKVIPKAIQSTFVRIIGFYVLPFFIIVSLIPWNQVNNEQVSPFVTVFATIGVPYASDIMNGIILLAILSSMNSGLYASSRVLYTQAMDGRVWKGFSKLSKQQVPVRAILICTSTLYAAVLISLFVGSQTFHYLMGSLSYTVLFIWFIIAVGHLKSRRVKAPGNYRVKLYPITTWFSVIAIIAIFIGVVSTTPIVQTFVTMGIYIIITLSFFIKRERFETSSA
- a CDS encoding NAD(P)H-dependent oxidoreductase codes for the protein MRKKEILKKEIIEAYEFRHATKEFDPSKKIPEDDFAFILETGRLSPSSVGFEPWKFLVIQNEEFREKLKEYTWGAQKQLPTASHFVIILARTDARYDSAYAEYINKQIKGMTDETFDMVKERYKQFQENDLHLLENDRTLFDWASKQTYIALGNMMTAAAQIGIDSCPVEGFSYDDIHRILEEEGLLEDGQYDISVMVAFGYRVTEPKRGKTRRPMDEVAVWIR
- a CDS encoding PDZ domain-containing protein, which codes for MSSEWMGVGLKAIGLFFIHPLFYLMILISLLYGYIRVKRERKAFQTRIEDVYDELKFTYSKGWVLGICLSIVTVGLGIALPLGFIVLVAAMTIVFSLFFKASALSSAYTLGFSFIAAFGLMHFQVSPSWLPQLSMMNASAVVILLGLLLMTEGILAYRTAHLRTSPAMVMSARGLLIGQQRANRLWLLPLVLLMPAGELTSSLPWWPVLQVNDQSFSFICIPYIIGFGQRIQGSLPIVSIQITARRILMLGLAIALLGAASIWFEPIAWGAVVMAILGRAFLSWKQRVNDNAAPFYFSKRNQGLMVLGTIPNTPAADLKLEIGEVITKVNGIEVKTVSEFYEALQTNRALTKLEIIGLNGQTRFEKRASYEGEHHQLGILFVKDDSMQEQTDISS